A single genomic interval of Phocoena sinus isolate mPhoSin1 chromosome 15, mPhoSin1.pri, whole genome shotgun sequence harbors:
- the LOC116739781 gene encoding LOW QUALITY PROTEIN: heterogeneous nuclear ribonucleoprotein A1-like (The sequence of the model RefSeq protein was modified relative to this genomic sequence to represent the inferred CDS: substituted 1 base at 1 genomic stop codon): protein MGVECGETSESPKEPEQLRKLFIGGLSFETTDESLRSHFEQWGTLTDCVVMRDPNTNRSRAFGVVTYATVEEVDAAMKARPHKVNGRVVEPKRAVSREDSQRPGAHLTVKKIFVGGIKEDTEEHHLRDYFEQYGKIEVIEIMTDRGSGKKRGFAFVTFDDHDSVDKIVIQKRHAVNGHNCEVRKALSKQEMAGASSSQRGRSGFGNFGGGRGGGFGGNDNFGHGGNFSGXGGFGGSRGGGGYGGSGDGYNGVGDDGGYGGGGPGYSGGSRGYGSDGQGYGNQGSGYGGSDSYNNGGGEGGFGGGSGSNFGGGGSYNDFGSYNNQSSNFGPMKGGNFGGRSSGPYGGGGQYFATPRNQGGCGGSSSGSSYGSGRGFDYCQETKLSRRGEPEK from the exons ATGGGAGTTGAATGTGGAGAAACG TCAGAGTCACCCAAAGAGCCCGAACAGCTGCGGAAGCTCTTCATAGGAGGTTTGAGCTTTGAAACAACCGATGAGAGTCTGAGGAGCCATTTTGAGCAGTGGGGAACGCTCACAGATTGTGTGGTGATGAGGGATCCAAACACCAATCGCTCCAGAGCCTTCGGGGTTGTCACGTATGCCACTGTGGAGGAGGTGGATGCGGCCATGAAGGCAAGGCCACACAAGGTGAATGGAAGAGTTGTGGAACCAAAGAGGGCCGTCTCAAGAGAAGATTCTCAAAGACCTGGTGCCCACTTaactgtgaaaaagatttttgttggtggcattaaagaagacactgaagaacaTCACCTAAGAGATTATTTTGAACAGTATGGGAAAATTGAAGTGATTGAAATCATGACTGATCGAGGCAGTGGCAAAAAGAGAGGCTTTGCTTTCGTAACCTTTGATGACCATGACTCCGTAGACAAGATTGTCATTCAGAAACGCCACGCTGTGAATGGCCACAACTGTGAAGTAAGGAAAGCCCTCTCTAAGCAAGAGATGGCTGGTGCTTCATCCAGCCAAAGGGGTCGAAGTGGTTTTGGAAACTTTGGTGGTGGTCGTGGAGGTGGTTTTGGTGGGAATGACAACTTTGGTCATGGAGGAAACTTCAGTGGTTGAGGTGGCTTTGGTGGCAGCCGTGGTGGTGGTGGATATGGTGGTAGTGGGGATGGCTATAATGGagttggtgatgatggtggttATGGAGGAGGCGGCCCTGGTTACtctggaggaagcagaggctATGGAAGTGATGGACAGGGTTATGGAAACCAGGGCAGTGGCTATGGCGGGAGTGACAGCTATAACAACGGAGGAGGCGAAGGCGGCTTTGGCGGTGGTAGTGGAAGCAATTTTGGAGGTGGTGGAAGCTACAATGATTTTGGCAGTTACAACAATCAATCTTCAAATTTTGGACCCAtgaaaggaggaaactttggaggCAGAAGTTCTGGCCCCTATGGTGGTGGAGGCCAATACTTTGCCACACCCCGAAACCAAGGTGGCTGTGGTGGTTCCAGCAGCGGCAGTAGCTATGGCAGTGGCAGAGGTTTTGATTACTGCCAGGAAACAAAGCttagcaggagaggagagccagagaagtgA